The following coding sequences are from one Bacteroidia bacterium window:
- the bioD gene encoding dethiobiotin synthase: MKHQYFITGIGTGVGKTFVAAVLTYKLKGVYWKPIQAGTYPSVDTEFVKKITHLPDTHFIPPVHVLDMPASPHVGAKIENKQISLLDFANVDLSQYPILIAEGAGGILVPINDYQTILDLIRFLNLPVIVVSQHYLGSINHTLLTLRILEQASIPIKGIIFNGYNPESERIILKMSNPKYYLGTIPTVKESEIDLEVLSSKINL, from the coding sequence ATGAAGCATCAATATTTTATCACAGGTATCGGAACAGGTGTAGGTAAAACGTTTGTTGCAGCAGTACTAACCTATAAACTCAAAGGTGTCTATTGGAAACCTATACAAGCAGGAACATATCCAAGTGTAGACACTGAATTTGTAAAAAAAATAACTCACTTACCTGATACACACTTTATTCCACCAGTGCATGTTTTGGATATGCCCGCATCCCCTCATGTAGGCGCGAAAATTGAAAACAAACAAATTTCACTTTTAGACTTTGCAAATGTAGACCTTTCTCAATATCCCATTCTGATTGCCGAAGGTGCAGGAGGAATATTAGTACCTATAAACGATTATCAAACCATACTAGATTTGATACGTTTTTTGAACTTACCTGTAATAGTAGTATCACAGCACTACTTAGGCTCTATCAATCATACCCTACTCACTTTACGCATACTAGAGCAAGCCAGTATCCCTATCAAAGGGATAATATTCAACGGTTACAATCCTGAATCAGAACGCATCATACTTAAAATGTCCAATCCAAAATACTACCTTGGGACTATCCCCACAGTCAAGGAATCAGAAATAGACTTAGAGGTTCTTAGTTCAAAAATAAACTTGTAA
- the ybeY gene encoding rRNA maturation RNase YbeY: MKEIIFDKIEGLSFRLRNVKKIRRWLHNCANQEGKEIHSLTYIFCDDEYLFNLNQRFLNHDTYTDIITFDYSEQNKLIGEAYLSIERIKENAKIYNVSFQNELLRVLVHGLLHLCGYKDKTETEAALMRKKEDEKIKMFHVE, from the coding sequence ATGAAAGAAATTATCTTTGATAAGATAGAGGGACTTTCATTCAGGTTGAGAAATGTTAAAAAAATAAGGCGTTGGTTACATAACTGTGCTAATCAGGAAGGAAAAGAAATACACTCTCTTACCTACATATTTTGCGATGATGAGTATCTTTTTAATCTTAATCAGAGATTCCTAAATCATGATACTTATACAGATATTATTACATTTGACTATTCAGAACAAAATAAACTTATTGGTGAAGCTTATCTCTCAATTGAGCGGATAAAGGAAAATGCCAAAATTTACAATGTATCTTTTCAAAATGAACTTTTACGTGTCCTAGTGCATGGGCTTTTACACTTGTGTGGATACAAAGATAAAACAGAAACAGAAGCTGCTTTGATGCGTAAGAAAGAAGATGAAAAAATTAAAATGTTCCACGTGGAATAA
- the rfaD gene encoding ADP-glyceromanno-heptose 6-epimerase: MIIVTGAAGFIGSCVVTTLNQAGYTELILVDDFSKSHKQANYEHKKYAKLISRNEFIPWAINHAREIQFIIHLGARTDTTEFNPAIFDKLNLTYSKDIWNLCANNQIPLIYASSAATYGMGEYGFKDDESQLSVLKPLNPYAESKHNFDKWAVQRKEKPFFWAGLKFFNVYGPNEYHKGRMASVVYHAFNQVQETGKIKLFRSHNPKFKDGEQMRDFIYVKDVCKVILFLMENRTASGIYNLGTGKARTFVDLANQVFYALNKTPNIEFIDTPKDIRETYQYFTQAEMQKLREKAKYTAPFYSLEEGVQEYVKEYLVPKKYY; encoded by the coding sequence ATGATAATTGTTACAGGAGCAGCAGGTTTTATTGGTAGCTGCGTAGTTACTACGCTCAATCAAGCAGGTTATACGGAGCTAATTTTAGTAGATGACTTTTCAAAGTCCCATAAGCAAGCTAACTACGAACATAAAAAATATGCCAAGCTTATCTCTCGCAATGAATTTATTCCTTGGGCTATCAATCATGCAAGGGAAATTCAGTTTATCATCCATTTAGGCGCGAGAACTGATACTACTGAATTTAATCCAGCTATTTTTGACAAACTAAACCTTACCTACTCCAAGGATATATGGAACTTATGTGCTAACAATCAAATTCCTTTAATTTATGCCTCTAGTGCAGCGACCTACGGGATGGGCGAATATGGCTTCAAAGATGACGAAAGCCAACTTTCTGTTCTTAAACCACTCAATCCTTATGCTGAGTCTAAGCACAATTTTGACAAATGGGCTGTCCAACGTAAAGAAAAGCCTTTTTTTTGGGCAGGATTGAAGTTTTTTAATGTGTACGGTCCTAATGAATACCATAAAGGAAGAATGGCTAGCGTAGTATATCATGCTTTTAATCAAGTTCAAGAAACAGGTAAAATCAAGCTTTTTCGCTCACATAATCCAAAATTCAAAGATGGGGAGCAGATGAGAGATTTTATTTATGTCAAAGACGTGTGTAAAGTAATTTTATTTCTAATGGAAAACCGTACTGCAAGTGGAATCTACAACTTAGGCACAGGAAAAGCTCGGACTTTTGTAGATTTAGCTAATCAAGTTTTTTATGCTTTGAATAAAACCCCTAACATAGAATTTATAGACACACCCAAAGATATTCGTGAAACTTACCAATACTTTACTCAAGCTGAAATGCAAAAACTGCGTGAAAAAGCTAAATATACTGCACCTTTTTACTCTTTGGAAGAAGGAGTACAGGAATATGTAAAAGAATACCTTGTACCTAAAAAGTACTATTAA
- the nadA gene encoding quinolinate synthase NadA: protein MLIDLSNVQKVGFVDVEVDPTLDLEAEILKLKKEKNAVLLAHYYQESEIQDIADYIGDSLGLAQEAQKTQADIILFAGVHFMAETAKILNPDKKVLIPDLKAGCSLADSCPPQAFAQFKAKHPDHVVISYINCTAEIKALTDVICTSSNAIKIVESFPKDQPIIFAPDKNLGAYINKKTGRNMLLWNGACMVHEIFSLEKITKLKARHPNAKIIAHPECEAPILEIADFIGSTTALLNYTVTDSATEYIVATETGILHQMQKKSPHKTFIPAPPNNNCACNDCPHMKLNTLEKVYLALKYEQPEVDVPEPIRSQALKPLLRMLELSK, encoded by the coding sequence ATGTTAATTGACTTGTCCAACGTTCAGAAGGTAGGCTTTGTAGATGTGGAGGTAGACCCTACCTTAGATTTAGAAGCCGAAATTCTAAAGCTGAAAAAAGAGAAAAATGCCGTACTGTTAGCGCATTACTACCAAGAGAGCGAAATTCAAGATATAGCAGACTATATTGGTGATTCCTTAGGTTTGGCACAAGAGGCACAAAAAACACAAGCGGATATTATTTTGTTCGCAGGCGTGCATTTTATGGCTGAAACGGCAAAAATTCTCAATCCTGATAAAAAAGTGCTTATCCCTGATTTAAAGGCAGGCTGTTCCCTCGCAGATTCCTGCCCTCCGCAGGCTTTTGCCCAATTCAAAGCTAAACACCCTGACCATGTAGTAATAAGCTATATCAATTGTACTGCTGAAATTAAGGCTCTGACAGATGTAATTTGTACTTCAAGTAACGCAATTAAAATTGTAGAGTCCTTTCCCAAAGATCAACCTATCATTTTTGCTCCTGATAAAAATTTAGGAGCATACATAAACAAAAAAACGGGTAGAAATATGCTACTATGGAACGGCGCTTGCATGGTGCATGAGATATTTTCCTTAGAAAAGATTACCAAACTAAAAGCACGCCATCCTAACGCTAAAATTATCGCTCATCCTGAATGTGAAGCACCTATTTTAGAAATAGCTGACTTTATAGGTTCTACCACTGCTTTGTTAAATTATACTGTAACTGACAGTGCTACCGAGTATATTGTGGCTACTGAAACAGGAATTTTACATCAAATGCAGAAAAAATCGCCCCATAAGACCTTTATTCCTGCGCCACCTAATAATAATTGCGCTTGTAATGATTGTCCCCACATGAAGCTTAATACGTTGGAAAAAGTATACTTGGCTTTAAAGTACGAGCAGCCAGAAGTGGATGTCCCTGAACCTATTCGCAGCCAAGCCCTCAAACCTTTGTTGAGAATGTTAGAACTAAGCAAATAG
- the mnmD gene encoding tRNA (5-methylaminomethyl-2-thiouridine)(34)-methyltransferase MnmD, which produces MTKIILTQDSSPTVIHQELGVSYHSMFGARGESEYVFIKQSELEFKLGTQNEVRIVEIGLGTGLNAWLTYQLAQQYPNTKVVYTAFELYPLRADILTSFYELLGDTFFSNVIAKFPQNTTLQNFVTDFYFSSWLDAQLEPNTADIIFYDAFAPKACPELWTKEAIAKSVRTLKINGILTTFSVTGQVKRYLKEMPVDILTPKGFGKKRQMLKVIKKGSF; this is translated from the coding sequence ATGACCAAAATTATTCTCACACAGGACTCTTCACCTACGGTAATTCATCAAGAGCTAGGGGTCAGCTATCATTCTATGTTCGGGGCAAGAGGTGAAAGTGAGTATGTTTTTATTAAGCAAAGTGAACTAGAATTTAAGCTTGGCACTCAAAATGAAGTGAGAATAGTAGAAATTGGACTTGGAACAGGACTAAATGCTTGGCTAACCTACCAACTAGCCCAGCAGTACCCAAACACAAAGGTAGTTTATACTGCTTTTGAACTGTACCCCCTACGTGCGGATATTTTAACCTCATTCTATGAACTCTTGGGTGATACTTTCTTTAGTAATGTAATCGCTAAATTTCCACAAAACACTACTTTACAAAACTTTGTAACTGACTTTTATTTTTCTTCTTGGTTAGACGCCCAATTAGAACCAAATACAGCAGATATTATTTTTTATGATGCGTTCGCCCCCAAAGCTTGCCCTGAGCTATGGACAAAAGAAGCCATAGCAAAATCTGTACGTACTCTAAAAATCAATGGGATATTAACTACTTTTAGCGTTACAGGTCAAGTGAAGCGGTATCTTAAAGAAATGCCTGTGGATATTTTAACGCCAAAAGGTTTTGGTAAAAAAAGACAGATGCTCAAAGTAATTAAAAAAGGTTCGTTTTAG
- a CDS encoding phosphatase PAP2 family protein produces the protein MLLISLYWGYHQSFVILNRIRVPQLDNLAVLLTEFGNGFYVSIFALVLACGSSKYWKVAFEIIVCVLVTALIVQICKQVLFSDWYRPAKLLRQQSIYILLNPVPEHNSFPSGHSVTVMSASTVLSRIKKNFIFQFSLAILACLVAYTRIYVGAHFPADVAVGSLLGIVVSTFVIYLLRNFDIHLLEKIKHFKYLLYLITLTCIIIAVIQNWD, from the coding sequence TTGCTATTGATAAGCTTATATTGGGGCTACCACCAAAGTTTTGTAATACTTAACCGAATAAGAGTTCCTCAATTAGATAATTTAGCTGTACTACTCACAGAATTCGGAAACGGCTTTTATGTATCTATTTTTGCATTGGTTTTAGCTTGTGGCAGTTCCAAGTATTGGAAAGTAGCTTTTGAGATTATTGTGTGTGTTTTAGTTACTGCTTTGATTGTACAGATATGTAAGCAGGTACTGTTTTCAGACTGGTACAGACCTGCTAAACTGTTGCGTCAGCAATCCATTTATATTCTACTTAATCCTGTACCTGAACACAACAGTTTTCCTTCTGGACACAGCGTTACTGTAATGAGCGCATCTACGGTCCTTAGCCGAATTAAAAAAAACTTCATTTTTCAATTTAGTTTAGCTATTTTGGCTTGCTTAGTGGCTTACACTCGGATTTACGTCGGCGCGCACTTTCCTGCGGATGTTGCGGTGGGAAGTCTACTTGGAATCGTTGTTAGCACTTTTGTTATCTATCTTTTACGCAACTTTGATATACATTTGCTTGAAAAAATAAAGCATTTCAAATACCTCCTGTATTTAATAACACTTACATGTATAATCATTGCTGTAATCCAAAATTGGGACTAA
- a CDS encoding glycosyltransferase family 2 protein — MILGKKLVVVMPAYNAEKTLEQTYQEIPFDIVDEVILVDDQSKDKTIEKAKSLGIKHIIVHEKNRGYGGNQKTCYAKALSIGADIIVMLHPDYQYTPKLIPSMSYLIAQDLYPVVLGSRILGKGALKGGMPLYKYIANRILTFFQNIMMGQKLAEYHTGYRAFSAQVLKELPLEENSDDFVFDNQILAQIAMKGFTIAEITCPTKYFEEASSINFRRSVIYGLGVIKTSFQYWLHKRKLWKYAIFDFENGRKLNVEKFST, encoded by the coding sequence ATGATATTAGGCAAGAAATTAGTAGTAGTAATGCCCGCTTATAACGCTGAAAAAACTTTAGAGCAAACTTATCAAGAAATCCCATTTGATATTGTAGATGAAGTTATTCTAGTAGATGATCAGTCCAAAGACAAAACTATTGAAAAAGCAAAATCGTTAGGAATTAAGCACATTATTGTACATGAAAAAAATCGTGGATATGGTGGCAATCAAAAAACCTGCTACGCCAAAGCACTTTCTATCGGTGCGGATATCATAGTTATGTTACACCCTGACTACCAGTATACGCCTAAACTTATACCTTCTATGAGTTATCTCATTGCACAGGACTTATATCCCGTAGTGTTAGGTTCGAGAATACTTGGCAAAGGCGCGTTAAAAGGTGGCATGCCACTATATAAGTACATTGCCAACCGAATTTTAACCTTTTTTCAAAATATCATGATGGGACAAAAGCTGGCTGAATATCATACAGGATATAGAGCTTTTTCAGCCCAAGTCTTAAAAGAACTTCCACTAGAAGAAAACTCTGACGACTTTGTTTTTGATAATCAAATACTTGCTCAAATTGCTATGAAGGGATTCACTATTGCCGAAATTACTTGTCCGACTAAATACTTTGAAGAAGCTTCCTCTATTAACTTTCGCAGAAGTGTGATATACGGATTAGGAGTAATTAAAACTTCTTTTCAATACTGGCTACACAAACGCAAGTTGTGGAAATACGCTATCTTTGACTTTGAGAATGGAAGAAAATTAAATGTTGAAAAATTTAGCACATGA